Proteins found in one Candidatus Nomurabacteria bacterium genomic segment:
- a CDS encoding YajQ family cyclic di-GMP-binding protein: protein MALFSFDLESEYDKSEMNNVVDQAQREIANRYDFKNTTAQLSWKNDDKQALLINGDTQFQLDAIIEIIRKKLALRGQSQKCLDVSAEPTTNNLRMSLTVPLVRGLDQAKAKAITSLVREHYPKVKTQIQGETVRIMSAKKDELQNVITLLKTHEFDFPIIFTNYR, encoded by the coding sequence ATGGCACTATTTAGTTTTGACCTTGAAAGTGAATACGATAAATCAGAAATGAACAATGTCGTAGACCAAGCCCAGCGCGAGATTGCAAATAGGTATGATTTTAAAAATACCACTGCGCAGTTAAGCTGGAAAAACGATGATAAACAGGCACTACTTATTAATGGTGATACCCAATTTCAGCTCGATGCAATTATAGAAATTATCCGTAAAAAACTTGCCCTTCGAGGTCAAAGCCAAAAATGTTTAGATGTAAGTGCTGAACCAACCACCAATAATTTGCGAATGAGTCTAACGGTGCCCTTGGTACGTGGTCTAGACCAAGCCAAAGCTAAAGCTATCACTTCACTCGTGAGAGAGCATTATCCAAAAGTAAAAACCCAGATACAGGGCGAAACAGTTCGTATTATGAGTGCAAAAAAAGATGAACTCCAAAACGTGATAACGCTATTAAAAACCCACGAATTTGATTTTCCGATTATATTTACCAATTATCGATAA
- a CDS encoding DUF308 domain-containing protein, producing MAKQSEVYMFDEHTKNMWWVLVLTGLLSVIFGFVAIIWPGITIGVLALLLAVYIGITGIADIVSGIKKFSTGFFAAALTLLVGLLFLGVSVYLLSNIGSGLAVMTLVLLIALSFIVRGVVAIVVAFADPDYRATRWLNVVVGSLSVLAGLVVAWYPSAATLAWVWVIGFFALVSGAMQIGLGFTAKDHLEKGKK from the coding sequence ATGGCTAAGCAGTCAGAGGTGTATATGTTCGATGAACATACGAAAAACATGTGGTGGGTGTTAGTCCTAACAGGGCTATTATCAGTCATCTTTGGTTTTGTGGCTATTATATGGCCGGGTATTACCATTGGTGTTCTAGCATTGCTACTTGCAGTGTATATAGGAATTACAGGTATAGCTGATATTGTCAGTGGCATTAAAAAGTTTAGCACGGGCTTCTTTGCTGCCGCGCTTACACTATTGGTTGGGCTTTTGTTCTTGGGCGTATCTGTCTACCTACTAAGTAACATTGGTTCTGGCTTAGCTGTCATGACACTCGTACTACTCATTGCGCTAAGTTTTATTGTGCGTGGTGTTGTTGCAATCGTCGTAGCATTTGCAGATCCTGACTATCGGGCTACGCGCTGGCTTAATGTCGTTGTTGGGTCATTATCGGTACTTGCTGGTTTAGTAGTTGCTTGGTATCCGAGTGCAGCGACATTGGCATGGGTATGGGTAATTGGTTTCTTTGCCCTCGTAAGTGGCGCAATGCAAATTGGACTTGGCTTTACTGCTAAAGATCATCTAGAAAAAGGTAAAAAATAA
- a CDS encoding DNA recombination protein RmuC: MDVITIVLIVLTIVLLATIMYLVYALRRSAAPAITNNEIQNLNNRLDAIKDSLNITVNDRLDKNTKLMSDTMQQQFSQSAKLIADVTNRLTKLDETNKRVVDVADELKMLQNVLQNPKQRGGIGEYYLDVVLGNVLPSKLYQLQYKFADGEIVDAVIKLDKGRLLAIDSKFSLENYNRLVEETDKTKRVALAKLFKADLKNRIDETAKYIRPAENTLDYAFMFIPSEAIYYDLLINQVGMTNTSARDLLEYAFIDKKVIIVSPTTLLAYLQTVLQGLRSLQIEEQAKEIQKRVGELGKHIATHETYMQKLGTSLGTTVNHFNTAHKELKKMDKDVIKIAHTDASVEPLVIEKPKED; this comes from the coding sequence ATGGATGTAATTACCATTGTTCTGATAGTTCTGACAATAGTTTTGTTGGCAACCATTATGTATTTAGTGTATGCGCTCAGACGTAGCGCTGCCCCTGCCATAACCAACAATGAGATACAAAACTTAAATAATCGCCTCGATGCAATTAAAGACAGTCTTAATATCACTGTTAACGACCGCTTAGACAAAAACACTAAGCTTATGAGTGATACTATGCAACAGCAGTTTAGCCAAAGTGCAAAGCTAATTGCTGACGTCACCAATAGACTTACAAAATTAGACGAAACGAATAAGCGTGTGGTTGATGTTGCAGATGAACTTAAAATGCTGCAAAATGTGCTCCAAAACCCTAAACAACGTGGTGGTATAGGTGAGTATTATTTAGACGTGGTTCTTGGAAATGTTTTACCAAGTAAGCTATATCAATTACAGTACAAATTTGCTGACGGAGAAATAGTCGATGCAGTGATTAAACTAGATAAAGGCAGACTTCTGGCAATTGATAGTAAATTTAGCCTTGAAAACTATAACCGATTAGTAGAAGAAACCGATAAAACTAAACGTGTTGCACTCGCAAAATTATTTAAAGCGGATTTAAAAAATAGGATAGACGAAACAGCTAAGTACATACGGCCAGCAGAAAACACGCTAGATTACGCATTTATGTTTATACCGAGCGAAGCCATTTATTATGATCTACTTATTAATCAGGTAGGTATGACCAATACGTCTGCGAGAGATTTACTAGAATATGCATTTATCGATAAAAAAGTTATTATTGTCAGCCCGACGACATTACTCGCATACTTGCAAACAGTATTGCAGGGCTTGCGGAGCTTGCAGATAGAGGAGCAAGCCAAAGAAATTCAAAAAAGGGTAGGCGAGCTTGGTAAACATATTGCGACGCACGAAACATACATGCAGAAGCTTGGCACAAGTTTAGGGACAACCGTAAATCATTTTAACACTGCGCATAAAGAACTTAAAAAGATGGATAAAGACGTTATAAAAATAGCTCACACGGACGCAAGTGTTGAACCACTTGTTATTGAAAAGCCCAAAGAAGACTAG
- a CDS encoding ABC transporter ATP-binding protein has product MQSIWRIITLSKELWRYYVAISIFTVVLSIVGLAMPMLSGWAIDEMQKGTSADVQYMVMLALGILAIEVVATIGNNISGYWGDQLSMKLYKILSFRYYQHLLDLPQTYFDTELSGKIINRLNRSINQITSFMQMLSNNFLQFIFSTIFALAIVAYYSWQVALLLGVLYPIYIFLTMRTSNTWQNYQKDKNLNADIASGRFAESVGQIKVVKSFIQEKYELSIFSKYIDKAVAINVPQSKYWHTKDVQRRLILNIIFFLVYLFIFVQGAKGVFTPGQAVALILYAMQIRIPIFTISFLVDNTQRAIADSKDYFEVMAIQSDITDAPDAKVFTSKKPTIVFDSVSFGYGDKQVLKDISFHIQNGQKVALVGESGEGKTTLTNLLLRFYEPSSGCITVAGQDISSVTQKSLRKNIGVVFQEPALFSGTIKENIAYAHQNATEEDIIKAAKNANAHEFISKFEKGYQTEIGERGLKLSGGQKQRIAIARALLKNAPILILDEATSSLDSKSEVAVQQAMDKLMKGRTTIIIAHRLTTIAHVDLIITLKNGQVDEIGTPQELSKTNGIYAQLLTISHRQDENAKKRLKSFELSM; this is encoded by the coding sequence ATGCAGTCAATTTGGCGAATAATAACCCTTAGTAAAGAACTATGGCGCTACTACGTAGCGATTAGTATTTTCACTGTAGTGCTGAGTATAGTTGGGCTCGCCATGCCAATGCTTTCTGGCTGGGCCATAGACGAAATGCAAAAAGGCACGTCTGCCGATGTGCAGTATATGGTCATGTTAGCATTGGGTATTTTAGCTATCGAAGTAGTTGCAACCATTGGCAATAATATCAGCGGTTACTGGGGCGACCAGCTATCGATGAAATTATATAAAATATTGAGTTTTCGGTATTACCAGCATTTGCTAGATTTGCCACAGACGTACTTTGATACGGAGCTTTCTGGTAAAATCATCAATCGACTTAATCGCTCGATAAACCAAATTACTAGTTTTATGCAGATGCTTAGTAATAACTTTTTGCAGTTTATTTTTAGTACAATTTTTGCCCTTGCCATTGTAGCGTATTATAGTTGGCAAGTTGCATTACTCTTAGGTGTGTTATACCCAATATATATATTCTTAACAATGCGCACCAGTAACACCTGGCAAAACTACCAAAAAGACAAAAATTTAAATGCCGATATTGCCAGCGGTCGGTTTGCCGAAAGTGTTGGGCAGATCAAAGTTGTTAAAAGCTTTATCCAAGAAAAGTACGAACTTAGTATTTTTAGTAAGTATATAGATAAAGCTGTAGCAATTAACGTACCTCAATCTAAATATTGGCACACCAAAGACGTCCAGCGGCGGCTGATACTTAATATTATTTTCTTTTTGGTGTATTTATTTATTTTTGTGCAAGGAGCTAAAGGGGTTTTTACTCCAGGCCAAGCGGTCGCTCTTATATTGTATGCGATGCAAATAAGGATCCCCATATTTACAATTAGTTTTTTGGTAGACAACACACAACGGGCTATTGCAGACAGTAAAGATTACTTTGAAGTTATGGCGATACAATCAGACATAACAGATGCACCTGATGCAAAAGTGTTTACCAGTAAAAAACCCACCATTGTTTTTGATTCCGTGAGCTTTGGCTATGGCGATAAGCAGGTGCTTAAAGACATTTCTTTTCATATACAAAACGGTCAAAAAGTTGCCCTTGTTGGCGAAAGTGGCGAAGGTAAGACCACACTGACAAATTTGCTACTACGCTTTTACGAGCCATCGAGCGGGTGTATTACAGTAGCAGGCCAAGACATAAGTAGTGTTACTCAAAAATCATTACGTAAAAATATTGGTGTAGTTTTTCAGGAGCCTGCCTTATTTAGTGGCACTATTAAAGAAAATATTGCGTATGCTCACCAAAATGCTACAGAAGAAGACATTATTAAAGCCGCTAAAAATGCCAATGCCCACGAATTTATTAGTAAATTTGAAAAGGGGTACCAAACAGAAATCGGTGAACGTGGCTTAAAATTAAGCGGTGGTCAAAAGCAGCGCATAGCCATTGCAAGAGCACTCTTAAAAAATGCCCCAATACTGATACTTGACGAAGCAACCAGCAGCCTAGATAGCAAGAGTGAAGTAGCCGTACAGCAAGCTATGGATAAACTTATGAAAGGTAGAACGACGATTATTATTGCTCACCGGCTCACGACTATTGCCCATGTTGATTTAATAATCACGCTAAAGAACGGGCAGGTAGACGAAATTGGTACACCGCAAGAACTTAGTAAAACGAATGGTATTTACGCACAACTATTAACCATTAGCCACCGCCAAGACGAAAACGCTAAAAAGCGATTAAAATCTTTTGAATTATCCATGTAA
- the pheT gene encoding phenylalanine--tRNA ligase subunit beta, protein MNVSLKWAQSVSNVDITSIGTDEVVKKIGAQLGAVEDVIEWGKKYQGVVVVKVVSCVKHPNADKLSVCLVDDGNSIKDIERDQDGRIQVVCGAPNIATGQTVVWLPPGVIVPSTADDKEPFVLGARELRGLRSNGMIASPAELALSDDHDGILVITEDVPAGTPFVSLYNLDDDVVDCENKMFTHRPDCFGVLGVARELAGIQQKAFISPQWYSQDPTFNNITDLPLQVAVDTPLVPRFSAIVLKNVQVAASPLQMQSDLSRVGLRPINNIVDITNWLMHLTGQPLHAYDYDKLIAKSGTKKAVIRARLSKKGESIALLNGKDVMMQDDATVIICADDTPIGIGGVMGGSETEVDKTTKNIVLECANFDMYNIRRTAMKYGLFTDAVTRFNKGQSPLQNLRVLHKATEMVQSIAGGQLASSVVDYKDDTVVPLAPVSTTAEFINTRLGSQLSAQQIAQLLENVECKVDVHSDAITIHVPFWRRDIRLQEDIVEEVGRLYGYEKLPIALPTRIAKPAKKNTSIHFKETLRHTLAAMGANELLTYTFVHSDLIEASNQDISNAYKLSNALSPRLQYYRLSVLPSVLEKVHLNIKAGYGEFALFEIGKAHSKQYVAEDGLPIEHENLAFVFAADEKKRKNYEGEPYYYAKEYLNGVLQKLGIKATFTPFTDVPNQPANDMSQPFLATRSAVIATDDGETLGVVGELQAKTMKKLKLPSYCAGFELNIVPLLQHSLGTPKRYVQLPKYPSINQDITLQVDSSMLFATISTSLQKAIAQHIPEKSIYSLIAIDSYKTDSHINYTFRLSMSNHERTMTTQELTSLVEKATSEVAKAYNAKRI, encoded by the coding sequence ATGAATGTTAGTTTAAAATGGGCGCAATCAGTCAGCAACGTAGACATCACCAGCATTGGAACAGATGAAGTCGTTAAAAAAATAGGTGCACAACTTGGTGCAGTAGAAGACGTTATAGAGTGGGGTAAAAAATACCAAGGTGTAGTAGTTGTTAAGGTGGTGAGCTGCGTTAAACACCCCAACGCCGATAAGCTAAGTGTTTGCTTGGTGGATGACGGCAATAGCATAAAAGATATCGAGCGTGACCAAGACGGACGTATACAGGTCGTGTGTGGAGCCCCAAACATAGCCACTGGCCAAACCGTCGTGTGGCTACCCCCAGGGGTAATTGTACCGAGCACCGCCGACGACAAAGAACCATTTGTACTTGGTGCACGTGAACTACGTGGTCTACGTAGCAATGGTATGATCGCCAGTCCTGCTGAGCTTGCGCTAAGTGACGATCATGACGGTATATTAGTAATTACAGAAGACGTCCCAGCTGGTACCCCTTTTGTAAGCTTATATAACTTAGATGATGATGTTGTAGATTGCGAAAATAAAATGTTTACACACCGACCTGATTGTTTTGGTGTGCTTGGTGTTGCGCGTGAACTTGCCGGTATTCAGCAGAAAGCTTTTATAAGCCCACAGTGGTATAGCCAGGATCCTACTTTCAATAATATTACAGATCTACCACTACAAGTTGCAGTAGACACACCACTGGTGCCACGCTTTAGTGCGATAGTCTTAAAAAACGTGCAGGTGGCTGCTAGCCCCTTGCAGATGCAGTCCGATCTAAGTAGGGTGGGCTTGCGACCAATTAATAATATTGTAGACATTACTAATTGGTTGATGCACTTAACGGGGCAGCCCTTACACGCATACGATTACGATAAACTGATTGCAAAGAGTGGCACCAAAAAAGCCGTCATTAGAGCGCGCCTATCTAAAAAGGGAGAATCAATTGCACTATTAAACGGTAAAGATGTGATGATGCAAGATGATGCTACGGTAATTATCTGCGCTGATGATACACCAATTGGTATAGGTGGTGTTATGGGTGGGAGCGAAACAGAAGTAGACAAAACGACCAAAAACATCGTTCTTGAATGTGCTAATTTTGATATGTACAACATACGGCGTACAGCCATGAAATATGGTTTATTCACAGACGCCGTAACACGCTTTAACAAAGGGCAAAGCCCTTTGCAAAATCTGCGAGTATTACACAAAGCAACAGAAATGGTCCAAAGCATTGCAGGGGGTCAACTGGCTAGTTCGGTAGTTGACTATAAAGATGACACCGTAGTGCCATTGGCTCCCGTCAGCACTACTGCAGAGTTTATAAACACTCGCTTAGGCTCACAACTAAGCGCCCAGCAAATCGCACAATTATTAGAGAACGTAGAATGTAAGGTAGATGTTCATAGCGATGCAATTACCATACATGTACCATTTTGGCGCCGGGATATTCGTTTACAAGAAGACATTGTAGAAGAAGTCGGCAGGCTCTATGGTTATGAAAAGTTACCTATTGCCTTGCCAACCCGCATTGCTAAACCTGCCAAAAAGAATACTTCAATACACTTTAAAGAAACTCTACGGCACACCTTGGCAGCCATGGGTGCAAATGAACTTCTTACCTATACGTTTGTGCATAGCGATCTCATAGAAGCGTCTAATCAAGACATAAGTAATGCGTACAAACTAAGTAATGCCCTAAGCCCCCGCTTGCAGTACTATCGCCTGAGCGTTTTACCAAGTGTGCTAGAAAAGGTTCACCTAAACATAAAAGCTGGTTATGGTGAATTTGCTTTATTTGAAATAGGTAAAGCCCATTCTAAGCAGTATGTGGCAGAAGATGGTTTACCAATAGAACATGAAAACCTCGCTTTTGTATTTGCGGCTGACGAAAAGAAACGTAAAAACTACGAAGGCGAACCATATTACTATGCAAAAGAGTATCTTAATGGTGTGTTACAAAAACTCGGCATTAAAGCTACATTTACTCCTTTTACAGACGTGCCAAACCAGCCAGCTAATGATATGTCGCAACCTTTCCTAGCAACGCGTAGTGCAGTCATTGCGACTGATGACGGCGAAACATTGGGTGTAGTAGGTGAATTACAAGCCAAAACAATGAAAAAGCTTAAACTCCCAAGCTATTGTGCAGGTTTTGAACTGAATATTGTGCCTCTTTTACAACACTCGCTAGGCACTCCTAAACGGTATGTGCAGCTACCAAAATACCCCTCTATAAACCAAGATATTACCCTACAGGTAGATAGTAGTATGCTCTTTGCCACGATTTCTACTTCGCTTCAGAAAGCAATTGCCCAGCATATTCCAGAAAAATCAATTTATTCACTTATTGCCATAGATAGTTATAAAACAGATAGTCACATTAACTACACGTTCCGGCTTAGTATGAGCAATCATGAGCGCACTATGACTACCCAAGAACTTACTAGCTTAGTAGAAAAAGCGACGTCAGAAGTCGCCAAGGCGTATAACGCGAAACGTATATAG
- a CDS encoding glycoside hydrolase: protein MNTLAVTCEDVLRANDRGTHSVPSPGLYPHQWLWDSCFAAIGWSYIDPQRAKQELLSLIHGQWHNGMMPHMIFSADKRYARDRNMWRSWVSPESPNDVATSGITQPPVLAEATWRVGNALPNNERKQFYTKMYPVLLAYHSWLYEERDPHKEGLTIQIHPYETGLDNTPPWEQQLREHSRPMWIAAIENSRLEKFINFVRRDTRSVPKEQRMRNIDALMAWDAILRLRRKHYDIDLILHRSLFAIEDVGFNAIFIRNNQILRDIAKTIYRKLPKELDANMQQSEIAIESLWDETYSIYFSRDFITKKLLRQPTISSLLPLYSGAISKKRAETLVKILTTSSAFWTQFPVPSVPKNSRIFDEWRYWQGPSWLNTNWLIIDGLERYGFTQESQALVSHTLQMVRSSGVWEYYNPNNGEGLGSADFTWTAALTLDLLHR, encoded by the coding sequence ATGAATACGTTGGCTGTCACATGCGAAGACGTTCTTAGAGCCAATGATAGGGGTACACATTCGGTGCCATCACCTGGCCTTTACCCTCATCAGTGGTTGTGGGATAGTTGTTTTGCGGCGATAGGCTGGTCATATATTGACCCTCAACGGGCAAAACAAGAATTACTGAGTCTTATTCATGGCCAATGGCATAACGGTATGATGCCACATATGATATTTAGTGCCGATAAACGCTATGCCCGCGATCGGAATATGTGGCGTAGCTGGGTGTCGCCAGAATCACCAAATGATGTAGCAACATCAGGCATCACTCAACCGCCAGTACTTGCAGAAGCAACCTGGCGTGTTGGCAATGCCCTACCCAACAACGAGCGAAAGCAGTTTTATACTAAAATGTACCCCGTACTCCTTGCGTATCATAGCTGGCTATACGAAGAACGAGATCCACACAAGGAAGGCTTGACTATTCAGATCCATCCTTATGAAACAGGTCTCGATAATACCCCACCATGGGAACAACAACTACGTGAACACAGTCGGCCGATGTGGATTGCAGCAATAGAAAATAGTCGTCTAGAAAAATTCATTAATTTTGTGCGGCGTGATACGCGAAGCGTGCCTAAAGAACAACGTATGCGGAATATTGATGCACTCATGGCATGGGATGCTATATTACGCTTACGCCGTAAACATTATGATATAGACCTTATTCTGCACAGATCGTTATTTGCTATAGAAGATGTAGGCTTTAATGCCATTTTCATTCGCAATAACCAAATACTAAGAGATATTGCTAAGACTATATATAGAAAACTGCCTAAAGAACTAGATGCTAACATGCAACAAAGCGAAATTGCCATAGAATCTCTGTGGGACGAAACTTACAGTATTTATTTTAGTCGTGATTTTATAACCAAAAAACTGCTTCGGCAGCCAACAATATCTAGTCTGTTGCCACTGTATAGTGGTGCTATAAGCAAAAAAAGAGCGGAAACACTTGTAAAAATATTAACCACTTCTTCTGCCTTTTGGACGCAATTTCCGGTACCGTCTGTGCCTAAAAATAGTCGAATATTTGACGAGTGGCGGTACTGGCAAGGACCAAGTTGGCTCAATACAAACTGGCTCATCATAGATGGCCTAGAGCGTTATGGTTTCACACAAGAATCTCAAGCGCTTGTCAGCCATACATTACAAATGGTGCGTAGCAGTGGCGTCTGGGAATACTATAATCCAAACAACGGAGAGGGCTTAGGCAGTGCTGACTTTACCTGGACAGCAGCGCTTACGCTAGATTTATTACATAGATAA
- the pheS gene encoding phenylalanine--tRNA ligase subunit alpha, with product MSYTFQEVQSAKAKLQQEFNQLSDKTAIVRSPVFKQLYAELPNKNSQQKPLFGAEVNALKKEVTSWFSTEAVQDNRQPIDVTAPFAPNTTKRPQTFTSSVGSEHPLMSEITYILDIFYRMGFTAMESRQVDDDYHMFESLNFPEGHPARDDYDTFMTTEGLIAPAHTSTMQNRALIQYKNNLMNGEPIAVVIPDRVFRNEDLDATHEHAFYQLEGIYVDKGINVGNLIAILRAFMSEYYGQDLKAKIQPFYFPFTEPSFEFAIERPKTLRKGNTEADMWLELLGCGMIHPNVLKMAGIDSNEYTGFAWGGGVERLVMMKYEVEDIRHFLSGKLDFLRQF from the coding sequence ATGTCGTATACATTCCAAGAAGTACAGTCTGCAAAAGCTAAATTGCAGCAAGAATTTAACCAGCTCAGTGATAAAACAGCTATAGTGCGCAGCCCTGTGTTTAAGCAGCTCTATGCAGAATTGCCAAACAAAAATAGTCAGCAAAAACCTTTATTTGGCGCAGAAGTAAATGCACTAAAAAAGGAAGTTACATCGTGGTTTTCTACAGAAGCAGTACAAGACAACCGTCAACCAATTGACGTCACTGCGCCGTTTGCACCCAATACCACAAAAAGACCACAGACGTTTACTTCTAGTGTAGGGAGTGAGCATCCTTTGATGTCAGAAATTACATATATCTTAGATATTTTTTACCGGATGGGTTTTACTGCTATGGAATCGCGCCAAGTTGATGATGACTACCATATGTTTGAAAGTCTTAATTTTCCAGAAGGCCACCCAGCCCGCGACGATTACGACACCTTTATGACCACAGAAGGTCTTATTGCGCCAGCACATACGAGCACCATGCAAAATAGGGCGCTTATACAATACAAAAATAATTTAATGAACGGCGAACCAATCGCTGTTGTAATCCCAGATAGAGTATTTAGAAACGAAGACTTAGACGCCACACATGAACATGCATTCTATCAGCTAGAAGGCATCTATGTAGATAAAGGCATAAATGTAGGTAACCTAATCGCTATATTGCGGGCATTTATGAGTGAGTATTATGGCCAAGACTTAAAAGCAAAAATCCAACCTTTTTACTTTCCGTTTACCGAACCTAGTTTTGAGTTTGCTATAGAGAGGCCAAAAACATTAAGGAAAGGAAATACAGAGGCAGACATGTGGTTGGAATTACTTGGTTGCGGTATGATACATCCTAATGTGCTTAAAATGGCGGGCATAGACTCTAATGAATATACGGGTTTTGCATGGGGCGGGGGCGTAGAACGTTTGGTTATGATGAAATATGAAGTTGAAGATATCAGGCATTTTTTAAGCGGTAAATTAGATTTTTTGAGGCAGTTTTAA
- a CDS encoding ABC transporter ATP-binding protein, with protein MKNITKVLSPFLWAVGLSWRTNKRIFAFTSLSTFLTNSVSGIITTYLLAQVTASVALLATGSVTVRTPVVWALLFGAVTILFDVIRRITYYYDRKFSEQVNIYVSTLYSSKVSSFTQEQLDNPNLQTSLSMASRELYTVQGAADTLQNIASSIAAYILAVVVVWQYAWGIAVLLFVLIPILAVSNYYQTKRSRKSWEESTIHWRISWGLFNYITDPLRLFEIRIMGARDSILKLREKHLRKEMDIEMQAVRKNAFFSLFEDISSPLIEVGTRIWAILLVAGGKLAFDQFLFVIGLIQQASSQTFILGYNISRAQETYLATAALKDVMDIPDAPDGTEKIQIGGGGIAIELRDISLKYQNGTQALKNVTLSISAGQKVAIVGENGAGKTSLLRIIAKQYEPTEGTLIINGIATKQLSRESLYKHTSVLSQDYYLFDDLTIKQNLEVVAGRTLTKDDILAALDVVHLKQKILSLPHQLDTRLDKSYKDGADLSGGQRQRLSIARTLLKPFDLLILDEPTSAIDAKAERSIFNSIFEKSASATVLIVSHRFATVRKADYIYVVDDGHIIEQGTHKELMAQNGHYAELYTIQAQDFMD; from the coding sequence ATGAAAAATATAACGAAAGTGCTATCACCGTTTTTGTGGGCCGTTGGCCTGAGTTGGCGTACCAACAAGCGTATCTTTGCCTTTACGAGTCTTAGTACATTTCTTACCAACAGTGTTAGTGGCATTATTACAACTTACTTACTGGCCCAGGTAACGGCATCGGTTGCATTGCTTGCTACCGGTTCTGTTACGGTGCGTACGCCAGTTGTGTGGGCACTATTATTTGGAGCGGTAACAATACTATTTGATGTAATACGGCGTATTACCTATTACTACGACAGAAAGTTTTCCGAGCAAGTAAATATTTATGTCAGCACGCTGTATAGCAGTAAAGTATCTTCGTTTACCCAAGAACAACTAGATAATCCGAATTTGCAAACTTCTTTGAGCATGGCGAGTAGGGAATTATACACCGTGCAGGGAGCTGCCGATACGTTGCAAAACATTGCTTCAAGCATTGCGGCGTATATACTCGCCGTAGTAGTGGTGTGGCAGTATGCATGGGGTATAGCTGTGCTACTTTTTGTCCTTATACCAATACTAGCGGTTAGTAATTATTACCAAACAAAACGTAGCCGTAAATCGTGGGAAGAAAGTACCATACATTGGCGTATATCTTGGGGATTATTTAATTATATTACTGATCCGCTGCGACTGTTTGAGATACGTATTATGGGGGCCCGCGACAGCATATTAAAGCTACGCGAAAAACACTTACGTAAAGAAATGGATATAGAGATGCAAGCTGTCCGCAAAAACGCCTTCTTTTCTTTATTTGAAGATATATCTTCTCCACTTATAGAAGTTGGCACCAGAATCTGGGCAATACTACTTGTGGCTGGTGGTAAACTGGCCTTTGACCAGTTTTTATTTGTGATTGGACTCATACAACAAGCTAGTTCGCAAACCTTTATATTGGGCTATAACATATCACGGGCTCAAGAAACATATCTTGCTACGGCTGCCCTTAAAGATGTTATGGATATCCCCGATGCACCAGATGGCACCGAAAAGATTCAAATAGGTGGCGGTGGCATAGCAATAGAGCTACGCGATATATCTCTGAAGTATCAAAATGGTACACAGGCTCTAAAAAACGTAACACTAAGCATTTCTGCAGGCCAAAAGGTGGCTATTGTGGGTGAAAACGGTGCCGGTAAGACGTCGCTACTGCGGATTATTGCCAAACAATACGAACCCACTGAGGGAACACTAATAATCAATGGCATAGCAACCAAGCAACTGAGCCGCGAAAGCCTGTATAAACACACATCTGTTCTTAGCCAAGATTATTATTTGTTTGATGATCTAACCATAAAGCAAAATCTTGAAGTAGTGGCCGGTAGGACGCTCACTAAAGATGATATTTTAGCAGCTCTTGATGTTGTGCATCTTAAACAAAAGATTCTAAGCCTGCCACATCAGCTCGATACACGGCTCGATAAATCATACAAAGACGGAGCAGACTTATCTGGTGGCCAACGCCAACGCTTATCTATTGCTAGAACATTGTTAAAACCGTTTGATTTATTGATATTAGATGAACCAACCTCTGCAATAGATGCCAAAGCCGAGCGCAGTATATTTAATAGTATCTTTGAAAAAAGCGCCAGCGCCACTGTACTCATTGTGTCGCATCGTTTTGCGACGGTTCGTAAAGCTGACTACATATACGTTGTAGATGATGGACACATAATAGAGCAGGGAACACACAAGGAATTAATGGCGCAAAATGGTCATTACGCCGAACTGTACACAATACAAGCACAAGATTTTATGGATTAG